A genomic window from Streptococcus sanguinis includes:
- a CDS encoding DUF1269 domain-containing protein yields MENVVISIFHIESEAFQAFSELKQFSQTENTKLAQASIVKAENGVVNVKDSFDLMNSLGDDYFEGGLIGSLIGILGGPLGVLFGFAAGGAIGASVGSDKELINSALITTVSKKLTNGEVAIIALVQEIDESVLNAIFEKYQVHIARWDVATVAAEIESALKIQEDLEHQAKARLIADKKEARREKFDKLKANIKEKFSKKN; encoded by the coding sequence ATGGAAAATGTTGTTATCTCAATTTTTCATATTGAAAGTGAAGCCTTTCAGGCCTTTTCAGAATTAAAACAATTTAGTCAAACTGAAAATACAAAATTAGCTCAGGCTTCAATTGTAAAAGCTGAAAATGGTGTTGTTAACGTCAAAGATAGCTTTGATTTGATGAATTCCCTAGGAGATGATTATTTCGAAGGCGGATTAATTGGTAGTTTAATCGGAATTTTAGGTGGACCACTAGGTGTTCTCTTTGGTTTTGCTGCTGGTGGAGCAATTGGCGCCTCCGTTGGTTCAGACAAAGAATTGATTAATTCGGCATTAATTACAACCGTTAGTAAAAAGTTGACTAATGGCGAAGTAGCTATTATTGCACTTGTACAAGAAATTGATGAATCTGTTTTAAATGCTATTTTTGAAAAGTATCAGGTTCACATTGCTAGGTGGGATGTCGCTACTGTTGCGGCAGAAATAGAGTCAGCTCTCAAAATTCAAGAAGATTTAGAGCATCAAGCTAAAGCTCGCTTAATTGCGGATAAAAAAGAAGCTCGTCGTGAAAAATTTGATAAATTGAAAGCTAATATTAAAGAGAAATTTTCGAAAAAAAATTAA
- a CDS encoding IS30 family transposase has translation MTYTHLTTNELVMIEAYYKEGIKVTDILKALGRSKQTIYNVINYLKEGHSAYDYYNRYKINKKRCGRNKTRLTQAEKDFIQTHLNLSWSLDVIKGAYPDRISCSMRTLYRLADRGILKKEDLPWKGKRKPNGHSEKRGKQAFRRDLRERAAIYPNFKTEFGHLEGDTIVGEKHKSAVITLVERLSKAIITLKTNGRKASDIEVSINQWLSQVPSHLFKSITFDCGKEFSNWKSISNAHDIDIFFADPGCPGQRGLNEHSNGLLRRNGLPKQMDFTAISQNYLSAIADKRNRIPRKSLNYQTPYQVFLSYLKSLT, from the coding sequence ATGACCTATACACATCTTACCACAAACGAGCTTGTAATGATAGAGGCTTACTACAAAGAAGGTATAAAAGTTACAGATATTCTAAAAGCTCTTGGAAGATCAAAACAGACCATCTACAATGTCATCAACTATCTGAAAGAGGGGCACTCTGCTTATGATTACTATAACCGATATAAAATCAATAAGAAACGCTGTGGCAGGAATAAAACAAGGCTTACACAAGCAGAAAAAGATTTTATCCAAACTCATTTAAATCTAAGCTGGAGCCTTGATGTCATTAAGGGAGCTTATCCAGATAGGATTTCTTGTTCTATGAGAACTCTCTATCGACTAGCAGACCGTGGTATTCTAAAGAAAGAGGATCTCCCTTGGAAAGGCAAAAGAAAACCAAATGGTCATAGCGAAAAACGAGGAAAACAAGCGTTTCGCAGAGATTTACGTGAGAGAGCAGCCATTTATCCTAATTTTAAGACAGAATTTGGTCATCTAGAAGGGGATACCATTGTTGGCGAGAAACACAAAAGTGCGGTTATTACTTTGGTAGAACGCCTCTCAAAAGCCATCATCACACTGAAAACTAATGGACGGAAAGCAAGTGATATTGAGGTTTCCATCAATCAATGGTTGTCTCAAGTCCCCAGCCATCTCTTTAAGTCGATAACTTTTGATTGTGGGAAAGAATTTTCTAATTGGAAGTCTATTTCGAATGCGCATGACATTGATATTTTCTTTGCGGATCCAGGCTGTCCTGGTCAAAGAGGCCTCAATGAACATTCTAATGGCTTATTAAGACGAAATGGATTACCGAAACAAATGGATTTTACTGCTATTTCTCAAAATTATTTATCAGCTATCGCTGATAAAAGAAATAGAATTCCTAGGAAATCTTTAAATTATCAAACACCATACCAAGTTTTTCTGAGTTACTTGAAAAGTCTAACTTAA
- a CDS encoding NAD-dependent epimerase/dehydratase family protein has protein sequence MTTLITGVTGGLGAAILENLSKSVPASDIAVLVRSAEKGQVFKEAGYDVRIGDYSDQSVLENAFAEIETLMFVSGAPGQATPREVQHQNVIAAAKMAGVKNIVYTSITRADTSAAVLAPDHKATEIALQASGLNVKVLRNNWYVENEIETVRAALAGQPFVHAGGKGKVGWAARRDYAEAAAHALTQDFDGYQVYELAGKAVTYADFAKAAQAATGKDFQVLSVSLEDYKKGLAKAGLPKEAIFVLSAIQADIADGQLDIADSDLENLLGRPQTDLVTAIKELL, from the coding sequence ATGACTACGCTAATCACAGGCGTTACAGGTGGACTCGGTGCTGCCATCTTGGAAAACCTTTCAAAATCTGTACCAGCTTCAGACATTGCCGTTTTAGTCCGTTCTGCAGAAAAAGGGCAAGTGTTTAAGGAAGCAGGCTATGATGTGCGGATTGGAGATTACTCTGATCAGTCAGTCTTAGAAAATGCCTTTGCTGAGATTGAGACACTGATGTTTGTTTCTGGTGCCCCAGGTCAAGCCACCCCTCGTGAAGTACAGCATCAAAATGTTATCGCTGCAGCCAAGATGGCTGGCGTCAAAAACATTGTCTACACCAGTATAACCCGTGCGGATACTTCCGCAGCGGTTCTAGCCCCTGACCACAAGGCCACTGAAATTGCCCTCCAGGCTTCTGGTCTCAATGTCAAGGTCCTGCGCAACAACTGGTACGTAGAAAATGAAATAGAAACTGTTCGTGCAGCTCTCGCCGGTCAGCCCTTTGTCCACGCTGGTGGAAAAGGCAAGGTTGGTTGGGCAGCTCGCCGTGACTACGCTGAAGCGGCAGCGCATGCACTAACGCAAGACTTTGACGGCTACCAAGTCTATGAATTGGCTGGAAAAGCTGTGACCTATGCTGACTTTGCTAAGGCTGCTCAGGCAGCGACTGGTAAAGACTTCCAAGTCCTCTCCGTTAGCCTCGAAGACTACAAAAAAGGCTTGGCTAAAGCTGGACTTCCTAAGGAAGCTATCTTTGTCCTCTCAGCCATCCAAGCAGACATCGCAGATGGTCAATTGGATATTGCTGACAGCGACTTGGAAAACCTGCTCGGTCGCCCACAAACTGACCTAGTAACTGCCATTAAAGAATTGCTATAA
- a CDS encoding diguanylate cyclase, with amino-acid sequence MAQITIFGQGNMGQAIASRFEKAGNTVNFITKDQEAASFGEIVVLAVPYGAIEGILSTYASQLAGKIIIDISNPVNFDTFDDLVVPADSSAAALIQEKLPTSFVVKGFNTTFGASLATGKVADQAMTTVLLASDHADAKAKIEEVLSGSDLRVKDAGSLKRARELEAMGFLQISLAAREQVSWTGGFAVLD; translated from the coding sequence ATGGCACAAATCACAATTTTTGGACAAGGAAATATGGGACAGGCAATTGCTAGTCGTTTTGAAAAAGCTGGCAATACAGTTAATTTCATTACAAAAGACCAAGAAGCAGCTTCTTTTGGGGAGATTGTTGTCTTGGCAGTCCCTTATGGGGCAATTGAGGGCATTCTTTCAACTTATGCTAGCCAATTGGCAGGAAAAATTATAATTGATATTAGCAATCCAGTTAATTTTGATACCTTTGATGATCTAGTAGTTCCAGCTGATTCTTCAGCGGCTGCACTGATTCAAGAAAAATTGCCAACTAGTTTTGTTGTGAAAGGATTTAACACGACCTTTGGAGCAAGCTTGGCGACAGGAAAAGTAGCAGATCAAGCTATGACGACGGTTTTACTAGCCTCAGATCATGCTGATGCCAAGGCAAAAATTGAAGAAGTTTTGTCTGGAAGTGACCTTCGTGTCAAAGATGCAGGTAGTTTGAAACGCGCTCGTGAATTAGAAGCCATGGGCTTTTTACAAATCAGCTTAGCAGCGAGAGAACAAGTTTCTTGGACAGGTGGCTTTGCAGTTCTAGATTAA
- a CDS encoding nuclear transport factor 2 family protein, whose product MSTLKEQAINYLNAVFNEKDLAKVETFWKDDMIQHNPSMPNGLDVLRGFITSEDNQISYEPGIAMEEGNIVAVHGRYSNWFGKTMIAVDYFRVEDGKFIEHWDVMQEEVPASEAVNGNAMFPIK is encoded by the coding sequence ATGTCAACACTTAAAGAACAAGCTATTAACTATCTTAACGCAGTATTTAACGAAAAAGATCTTGCAAAAGTTGAAACTTTTTGGAAAGACGATATGATCCAACACAACCCAAGCATGCCAAATGGTTTGGATGTCCTTCGTGGATTTATCACATCAGAAGACAACCAAATTTCTTATGAACCAGGTATTGCTATGGAAGAAGGTAATATCGTTGCAGTGCATGGTCGCTATTCAAACTGGTTTGGAAAAACAATGATTGCGGTAGATTATTTCCGTGTTGAAGATGGAAAATTTATTGAACATTGGGATGTCATGCAAGAAGAGGTTCCAGCTAGCGAAGCAGTGAATGGCAATGCCATGTTTCCAATTAAGTAA
- a CDS encoding ATP-binding protein, which yields MFIFAFPGMGKTTLAKCDSRVVDLEMSDIKYDNSYVSHLTKEERKSVSRPIKDKNYKQIYIQKAMDLHQEGKIVLVSLTFLFRMLLTVIIREQVPFHIYIPHPSLKEEYRQRYIRRGNNARFIFEVMLIWYFSLIPIVLLSKVFPQWITVTKTGETLSDYKFGEINCKNKSKFY from the coding sequence ATGTTTATATTCGCTTTTCCAGGTATGGGAAAAACAACGTTAGCAAAATGTGATTCTAGGGTTGTGGATTTAGAGATGTCTGATATTAAGTACGATAATTCGTATGTCAGTCATTTGACAAAGGAAGAGCGTAAGTCCGTATCTCGGCCAATCAAGGACAAAAATTATAAACAAATTTATATTCAAAAAGCTATGGATTTACATCAGGAAGGAAAAATAGTGCTAGTTTCTCTGACTTTTTTGTTTAGAATGTTACTGACTGTTATTATCCGTGAGCAAGTTCCGTTTCATATATATATTCCACACCCTTCTCTCAAAGAAGAATACCGCCAGCGGTATATACGTCGTGGAAATAATGCACGCTTCATTTTTGAAGTAATGCTTATTTGGTATTTTAGCTTGATTCCGATAGTATTATTGTCAAAAGTATTCCCCCAATGGATAACGGTGACAAAAACTGGAGAAACGCTTTCGGATTATAAATTCGGAGAGATAAATTGCAAGAATAAGTCCAAATTTTATTGA